The proteins below are encoded in one region of Chelmon rostratus isolate fCheRos1 chromosome 21, fCheRos1.pri, whole genome shotgun sequence:
- the LOC121624817 gene encoding dual specificity phosphatase 29-like, which yields MASHKSKTGTKINVTKAAEESSPVDEYVTPGGYELEKILNRGSVAYTHVNEVWPNVYIGDEQTAKDKYNLKRLGITHILNAAEGTWNNVDTGAGYYSNMDIVYYGVVAEDVATFDLSQYFFSAAGFIEETLRNPHNKLLVHCVMGRSRSATLFLAYLMICENMTVVDAIEHVKKRRRIIPNWGFLKQLRELDMHLLEKREESTEQS from the exons ATGGCTTCTCACAAGTCAAAGACTGGCACCAAGATAAATGTTACAAAGGCAGCAGAGGAATCCAGTCCAGTGGATGAATATGTCACACCTGGGGGCTATGAGCTGGAGAAAATCCTCAACCGTGGGAGTGTGGCTTATACTCATGTCAACGAGGTCTGGCCTAATGTCTACATCGGGGACGA GCAGACTGCAAAGGACAAGTATAATCTGAAGAGGTTGGGGATTACGCACATCTTGAATGCGGCAGAGGGGACGTGGAACAACGTAGACACCGGAGCTGGTTACTACAGCAACATGGACATTGTCTACTATGGCGTGGTGGCAGAAGACGTGGCAACCTTTGACCTCAGCCAGTATTTCTTCTCTGCGGCCGGGTTTATAGAAGAAACACTGCGCAATCCTCACA ATAAACTGCTGGTGCACTGTGTGATGGGAAGGAGTCGGTCTGCCACGCTCTTCCTCGCCTACCTTATGATCTGTGAGAACATGACGGTGGTCGACGCCATCGAGCACGTGAAAAAACGCAGGCGGATCATCCCCAACTGGGGCTTCCTGAAGCAGCTAAGGGAGCTGGACATGCACCTCCTGGAGAAAAGGGAAGAGTCGACAGAGCAGAGCTGA